One Dioscorea cayenensis subsp. rotundata cultivar TDr96_F1 chromosome 19, TDr96_F1_v2_PseudoChromosome.rev07_lg8_w22 25.fasta, whole genome shotgun sequence genomic window, CATAGGACtatttttagatataaataACACTCAATATTTTACACATAAAAGTATCACTAATAATATTCTACCAATTTTCTATAACCCCTAATAATTattaacttttaatattttaaatatttaatcatgtacaatcaaacaaatatattaattaattaatattatttttttataaaaaataaacaaattacatCAGGGCATTcattaatatgaaattaatatttttttaatatatttatatcatcaACTACACTCGAGATTGAAATATACtgtttattacttatttattattaaatttaaaatttattaaatatttatttttttaagaaataaatatatatatatatatataatttttttttaacaaaaaaggGATAAACCTAATCAAACCTTTCATACCCTCTCTCTTTGTGaccctttatttatttctttctttccttgaaattaattattgtttgaaaaaaatccaaagaataaaggtttattcttatttttattattatatagaaaaacaaactcaatttgagacttaagttttttttcttccttttcatttataatatatatatatatatatatatatatatatatatatatatatatatatatatatatatatataagtttggaaTAGATACGGTCTTATTCCGTTGCTATTAATCTAAATTCCGTcgcaatattttaaaattccgTCGGTAATGTAATAGAAATAAGTTGAACTTCTGAAGCTTTATTCCGTCGGTAATCTAATGCTGATTCCGTTTCCAATACTTACAAATAGCGACGGAATGAATCCGTAGCAATTTATTAGCAACGGAAATATGCGGGAAAATTAGGGCGCGTAAGCTCTAGCAACGGAATAGCAACGGACTTATTTTGTTGCTACATTTCCGTTGTTATTAATCACACTTTCGTTGCTATATTATACAATTCCGAtggtaatgtaataaaaacaagttgaacttCTAAAGTTTCATTTCGTCGGTAATCCGACGACGCTAATTCCGTCGCTAATGTTTACAAATAGCAACGAAATAAATCCGTAGCAATATTTCCGTTGCCTATTcctgtatttcttgtagtgttccAAGTGATCGAGCACCATGTCAAAAGCCACCATCTAGGTTCAACTTGACTCAAGAAAACTAAATGTCCTTTTTGTGATCTATTTAACAACCTTGAACACGCTATAGGGCATCTTACGTATCATAAAACTCATATTTCGAGAGAGTATTGATTCAGTGCTATTATCTACCattttatttaatcatattACTTATTTCATGTAcaataaattatttcatttcCTTCGAGCAAAAAGCTGATATCTTGTTGTCAACCATGCATGAGAAATACTtccttttaaattatattacaatTCCTAtcttaacttttaattttcGACATAAAACAAAGGGCACAACAAACGCAAACATCAAGCAGCACCAAAAAACAGAACACATGTCATGGTTAACATTCTTTTACAGTTTGGAAACAAGCGAAAGGCAATCGCCACGTTACAGTGTACACAtccaaaaataattagaaatttgTGAAACAACTTAACCTCAAGGCACGTCCAAATTAATGCATGCATCGTGCAAGAGACGTTAATCTAACACTACTGCTTTAATCCCATGCATACGTTGATAATGAGAGGTGGACAAGTGCTTGTACTACTACTCAACTCGCGCGtgtatcataatatatataaatacccCACCTTGGTATCTCAAATGGTACACCACCTTTAACAAGTACATTTGGTACCAATTTTTCTCTTATTGTAGCAATGGCGAGTGCAACTCTTAAGTGGAGTATGTTTGTGATGTTCTTGGCTGCTGTTACTTTTGAGTATGGTGATTGTTTCCACCACATTTCTGTGTTAAGCGCATGCTCTCCTAGTGGATATTTGCACGGCAAAACTGGGCATTGCAACACCGAACATGATTCTGATTGTTGTAAGGCTGGTGAATTATACCCACAATACCGATGTTCCCCACCTATAACTGGAGATACACAGGCAACCATGACTATTAATAGCTTTGCAAAAGGAGGTGACGGTGGCGGCCCATCAGAGTGTGACAACAGTTACCATAGTGACGATGAAATGGTTGTCGCTTTGTCTTCCGGCTGGTATAATCATGGTAGCCGTTGCCTGAAGAGCATAAGGATCAATGCTAATGGAAAGTCTGTCTTGGCGAAGGTGGTTGACGAGTGTGACTCTGTCAATGGTTGTGACAAGGATCATGATTTTCAGCCTCCTTGTCCTAATAATATAGTTGATGCTTCACCTGCGGTATGGAATGCATTGGGGATCCATGGTTCAGAAGTTGGTGACTATGACATTACTTGGTCCGACGAATGAAATGTAAACATGTGATGCCAACCACATATGCTATATTACCTTGGCTACCATATTATATCATCCCACTCATCATACGCCAAAATATATCACTTGATCGTACTCATGTTAAAGTATGATTTTCTAAATATTCAACATGAATGATAAAGtatatattactattaatttcaaacatgcattttttttttcttttttcttttttttcttaaaaaaaaacaataacgaAAAGTGCGAGAAGACTTATGCATACTAGGAAGACCCAGGAAGGCCCAAGAAACTGAAGCAAATGAAGGGATGAAGTCAGTAACAGATGCAAATTAAAGCTATTAGGGGAAAAAGTATTAAAAACTGGAATACTAAACATAACTATGATTCGCCACAATTCCAACTCCTGCCTCAGAAGTATTGAAGTACTAAAGTGATATTTTACGCCTAGTTTTGTTTAGGTGCAAGAGTGGAACAAGTGCATATATAAAACCCTATGCTAGCTGAAACCTGCAAGAACCATCCGGTTTAATTTAGTTCAGCTTATACAAATGGACTTTTTTAgccaatatatataatcacgATGTGCACCGTGACCCAGAGCAGTGCGGGGCTGGGATCTGCCGCCCGCAGGCCGGGCTGGGCTATCATTAAAGTAGGTGGCCCATGCATGCTACTCTTGCACAATCACCACGTAGGCTGTGCCGGTCCAGTTATGGGTCAA contains:
- the LOC120250578 gene encoding putative ripening-related protein 1, whose translation is MASATLKWSMFVMFLAAVTFEYGDCFHHISVLSACSPSGYLHGKTGHCNTEHDSDCCKAGELYPQYRCSPPITGDTQATMTINSFAKGGDGGGPSECDNSYHSDDEMVVALSSGWYNHGSRCLKSIRINANGKSVLAKVVDECDSVNGCDKDHDFQPPCPNNIVDASPAVWNALGIHGSEVGDYDITWSDE